A segment of the Triticum urartu cultivar G1812 chromosome 1, Tu2.1, whole genome shotgun sequence genome:
TAATCATTACAAACAAAGCAAATATTGATTGGAAAATACTAAGGCTTAATTAGCTACTTGATCATCCAGCAACCAAAGTAGAGCAGCATATAACTGACCAGGCCTTCACAAGATTTATTGAGCTTGCCTACGCTGGTGGCCGCGGTGGCGACACAGTCTCTGCCAGTTGGTTGTCAACGAACTGACCAACCAGGCGGAGCCACCAAACTCGCCACTTGGGGCTCGGAAAGAAGGTGATCAAACTCTCTCCAATAACCCTCAAGAAGGCCCCTGAGATCGCATTCTCCTTGTCCTCTTCGATGACCCCCATCTAGCGAAGCAGCACACTGGTGCAGCTCTGCATGATGCTACCAGGGATCGAGAACGTACATTATTTGTTTAACCAAATGACATTCGAAAGTAATTTTCTCCCACATGCCAGTGGGGTGCTCCTGCACTTCCAACTTTGCCTCGTCCTGCTTCATCTTCCTTCTCGCAGTCTGTCTCCACCTGTTTTGAAACACCAGGATGAAATACTCATACAGCAGAAGAAAAACGAAAGCAAAGCCGAAACACGGTGACAAGTACAGATTTATTTAACTAATTAAACGTCTGGCCAAAATTTTGCGGCATGGAAGAAAGAAATAAAGTACTAGTAGCAAACTAAGAGGACGAACTGAAATAACCAAATGCTACCGATTCTGGTAGAGAACTTACAATTTTTGTGTAATGTTCGCAGGCCACGTTTCCGAATGGTACATTTCCATATTGTAAAAGGAAACTGGAACAATTGGGAAGCGCCTCGATGTCAGCTTCAATAATCATTCCAATGAATTTGCCAAAGCAGCATTCTAAACCTGCCAACGGATTGTCTCTATTGCCAAAGTTGCACAAAATACAGACCTCAACTTTGCGGAGGGCAGAGAGGTGTTGGATACCGAAATTGGGAGAACCATTCAGGCAATCCATCTGATGCACACGGAACTCCAGCTCCAGGTGCTCAAGCCTTGGCATTGATCCCTCTTCAAACTCCAGTGAGGTCCCACAATAAAGGAGTTCCAaatggaaatatttcaaattgcTGAACCCATGAATGAGAATTCTTCCATCGGTGCCATTGAAAGTCTTTAGTTTGAGGATAAGCAAAGTTGGTATTGACCCAAGGATCCTAACATCTTCTGGCCTCACACTGGCGACATAGATTTCTAATTCTCTAAGATTGCGGAGCAAGCTCATCCAGTTTGGAACCTTGTCAATGAAACAGTATGTTATGTGAAGCTCCTGAAGGCTGCAGGGAGTAGTCGGACACCATGAGTCCAGTGACAGTGGAAAGTAAGTTTTGACAGCTAAGAAGTTCGAGCTTAGCTTGGATATATTTAGATGACGAAGGTTGCATGAAGATACTAATGTTCCCAAGTAACCGTGAAGGTCCTCAATTTGACCTGGTCCTTCCCACAATTCAAACATCCCCAGCTGTACTTTCAACCTCCACATCTTGGTTAGCTGGCTGAATTCTTCTAGTGGCTTCCCTTGTTCATAGGAGTGGACACCGAACGTCTCTAGCTCTTCCAAGCTttgatgtgctgcaaggcgattaagttgggtaacgccagggttttcccagtcacgacgttgtaaaacgacggccagtgaattgtaatacgactcactatagggcgaattctgGTATTTGTTATGTCCAGTGTTTTCAAATACTgcagttctccaattttttggGGGAGGAGCGTAACATTTGCAAGACTCAGATACTTCAGAAGAAGTAGCTTTTCAATATTTGCAACATGGTGCTCTTCTAACCACCAGCACTTTCCTAGGTCCAAGACACGAAGAACTGGGAAAGCCAATAAAGAAACTTGAGGGTCATGCGCATATATAATGAGCGACCGAACATGAGAGAGGATCGGGCTTGTTGATATGGCAACCTTTTCATTACTGGTATTCCCTATAATGAGCCTGCGGACTCTGTCATATGAATTGTGTCCATGCTCTACATCACTGAATTTAGTGACAAAATTCACTTCAGCAGCTATGCATGTGATAAAATCCAGAACTATATCATGGACTTGGCATGACTCTACCTGGCCCAATGTTGCACCAACCGGTTGGATCAAGCTTCTATTAATGAGCTCGTTAAAATAACTCTCACCTATTTCATATCGACTTCGCCCTTGTTTTTCATGAATGAATCCTTCAGCGACCCACATATGTATCAAATGTTGTTTCCAGATAGTAGAATCTTCTGGAAATATACTCAAGTACAACAAACAGGCTCTCAGATGGTGAGGAAGATCAAAGTAGCTGAAAGATAATATCTTTGTCATCTTATCAGCACCAGAATCCTTTGTAAGTGCAGAACCAATAGCAGCTAACACCCTCTTCCATTCATCTTCTGCATGCTGATCAGCCAACAAACTAGACACAGTAATAATAGCCAATGGTAGGCCAGAACATTTTCTTAATATGTCATTAGAGACTTTTTCCAGATGAGGATGGCATAAATCCTCAGGACCAAATGTTCTTCTAAAAAACAACCTTTTGGAGTCATCAAACGTAAGGGGTTCCATTTTATAAACATGACCACCACCTGAAGAACAACATGATGCAACTTCAGTATTACGTGTTGTAGTAATAATTCTACTCCCATGGTTATTATTattcaataatacaagcctgatAGTTTCCCATACGTCCGCGCTCCACACATCATCAATTACAACAAAGTACCTACAAAATGATTTTAACAAATATGTATTTAAATCCTGTGAAGCTAATTAGAAATTGCATAAAGCATTAGCATTAATTAAATGCAGCTAGATATTACTTAAGACTGTCAACAGAGTGATTGCAATTTTTAAACACTGAAGGTACAATACTTTTGTCTAATACTGTGTTTTATTCGACAACACATGATAAATTGTCAAGTGTTAGAATCCTGAAATATCACAGTCAAACCTAGTACCTAAATCAAGTAGCAGTTGTGTATTTATAGGGATGTCACCTCTAATAGTAACTAAAATCTTCATGTTGACTGCATTGTAGGAAGCACTTCCACTGTTTCGTGTACAAGCTTGGGTAAAGCAGAATTCTATTAGTTACCGGTCAATTTTAGCGGATACAGAAGTTTACATTACATGTTCCCAACTATAACAATTAATTAATCTGGTAAAATGACCTGAGATTGTAGCTCTAAATATGCATGTATTTGCAAGTTACAAAGAAAGATGAGCAATTCCTCTACAAAATCTTACGGCGAAATAAGCAAAATTGAGTGATGACAGTGGAGCACTGGCGGAGCTACGTACGAACAAAACAGTGCCATGGCCCGCCCAGCATGAGCCCAAAACACTAAAGTATAAGGGTAAAATTGGTCTACAAGGGTAAAAGTTTCAGGTGGCCTTTGGCTTGGCCCGCCCAGAAAATTCATTGTAGCTCCGCCACTGCAGTGGAGGCATGCAAACTGAACCGATAGGTGCAGCAGGAGTTGGCTAAACAGATGTGAATTTGTGCCCTCCAGCGGATCTCCTTGGAACAGCAGAACGATACACAAGACGCAAACCAAACAGATCGAAATCGATGAATCAGGTTTGACGACAAAAATAAATAGTAATGTCGGGAAGAATGTTAAAGTTTTAAATGAAGAAGGATTACTAAGTTAGCGACAAAAAGTTATTGCTAAATTGCATCTTTGTTCATGACCTTTGCAACAACATATATTAAAAGTGAAGGCCCTTCTGGAAATAATATGTAGAAATCCTAGAAACAATCACATACATTATTTGTCTATTTTTCTTGGCAGTCACATACATTATAATAGGTGAGCAGGATTACCTTTCGTTTTTAAGATGTTGCCTGAGTTTACTGATCAATTGTTGCACATCATCATCCGGTGGGCTGTCTGTGAACCCCACTCCTTGAGCAATATCTCTTAGAATCTTTCTCATATCAGGATTTCGAGAAACCGACACAAAAGCTGCACATGAAAATTGGCTTTCCAATGCATGATAGACTTGCTTTGCTAGAGTAGTCTTACCAAGACCGCCAGAACCAACAATAGACAGCACTTGAGGCTGCGTAGAAGTAGCCTCCCACTGAAACCAGTCGATGATATCGTCCTTAGGACCATCAATGCCGACAAGTTCATCAACCTCCGCGTAAAGCGCCGGCAGCCGGGGGTCAATGGCACAAGAGCTAATGCAAGGTGTTGGCCGGATAATATTATACCTCTTGTGCCTCTCGCTTGCCTCAGCCACACGGGCCTTGAGTTTACCTATCTCACTAGCAGCCTGATGGCGATGTTTGGGCTTCTTCAACATGTCAACGAACTTCTTGAGCATGGTACGCCCATCGGGCTCATGGTCGACATGAGCCACAAAGACATCAACGCAATCTTCCATGTCATAAGAAAGCTCACAGACATCATCCCGCCAAATTCTCATCGCAGGTTCGAGTTGTTCTTCATCCGCAAGCACCTCCAGTGCAGCCTTCATGCTGCGAAGCTCGTCTCCTATGAACTTGGCGTCACGGCGGACGCCTTGGAGCTTCCGGTGCTCGTCCAGCAGCAGCTTGAAGAGCTTGGACAGGAGGGGCTTCATCACCCCCGTGGAAACGGTGACAAGAGCAGCCTCCATGGGTCTCTCGCTGGCAAGCTTTCTTCTATGTGAGATTTCACAAGTGATGTGGTGGTTGCTTCAAGGTTTGTGTTTGTCTTCCAGTAAGGTCTCTGGTCCATCTAGTAAGGCACAAGCAACGCGCTTTTCAGCCCTTTTTCTGAGCAGAAATTGCGCCGAAAGCCCCTACCCAAAATATCATCTTCAGGTTTGGTGGAGCCGTACATGATTGTATTGATTCTTCCACTGACTTGACGACCGGACAGAGGAATACACATGCTGTTAGGCTTCTGATTAATGACTAAACAAAAGAACAGTGGCGCCACATCCTTGTCTTCCATTTGTGGTGGCCCAAAGATTTACTAGCAGAAAAGTCAAGGATTGGTTCCCCAGAGAAAAAGTGCTCAAGGCGACACACCAATTTGATTCGATTGGATTCATCCATGCAAGTTGGGATAGCTCTCTGCGCTTTTAGGAAGCAGTGGAGCACCTTCCGTCCTACAAACGCGTCGATCCGAGTGGAGAAATTCAGTTTAATTAGGCAGAAGTGCAGCTTTTTGCGAGGAATACATACAGAGGATAAGAAAAATCGCCCACTGACCTGACCTCCCCAGGGGTCAGCAGATGTCGATCGATTGCCCGGAGGAGCCGCACGAGGGGCGACGGCTCCGGGGGTTCGCCGGGGTCTGCGATGCAGCCGCGTGCTCCCTTGTGGAAGGGTGATGGGTCTGATTGGGGTGGAAGTCGGAGATCCGGCAACGAAGCCATGGTGGGTTGGGTCTGTCAGGACCCGAGTCTCACTCTACTGAATTTAAGCACGAATTAGCGAGATTCAGACAGGAACTGGGCGAATTTAGCTAGGGTTTTCATTGTAGAAAAAAAGGGAAAAGTAGTAGCACGTCACCGGCGGCTAGGATTTACACCCAATAATTCTATTACATGCCTCAAATGGAAGAGATAGCTGACTTATATAGCCACTACAGCAACCCAAAAGCAAAAAGCATAAAAAGAAGAGCACATGGCGTTGTCAGGTGATGAACAGCTTTTCCCGCGCCATCTGGACTGTTGGATGGTCGATCGACGAAGGAGAGCGATCCATTCCAGTGAACCGTTATCTTTGCTTGGTGACCCTATGATGAGAGATGAGCGGCTGTAGACTTAACTGGCACGCCGAAACAGGGGATTTTCCGGATTGGGCCTGACAATACCCCCCGATTAAGCTGGAGCTTGTCCTCAGGCTTTGAATGTAGGGAAAACCTTCTGGATGAAGGCTGAGTCTTCCCAAGTAGCTTCCTCTGGAGGAAGATTTGCCCATTTCACCAACCATCTGACCACTGGAATACTTATACTACCTTGCTTTCTTGGAATGAGTTTTCTCTCCAAAATCGCTTCAGGTTCAATTTGAATTGTCCCATCCGGACCCACCAGAGGAAGTTTGGAAGAGGGAACCACCTTGGGACCAATATGCCTTTTAAGCTGACTGACATGGAATGTATCATGCAACTGACAGTCTTCAGGCATAAGTAATttgtatgcatgatttccaattTTGCTCAGAATCTTGAATGGTCCATAAAACTTGGAGTGTAGTTTGATGTGCCTGTGCAAACTAAGAGAAGTGTGTCTGTGAGGCTGGAGCTTAAGATAGACCATTTCTCCCACATTCAATTCTCTCTCCTTTCTGTTTCTATCAGCAAAGAATTTCATTCTAGCTTGTGCTTTTAAGAGGTTCTGCTTGATCACTTCCACCGCTAGCTCTCTATTCTGCAGTAAGTTTTCATTGTCCTCACAAATAGTGTCAGGAAGAGCTGATTCAGCTACCATTGAAGGTGGAAACCCATAAAGAGCTTGGAAAGGTGTCATCTGCAGAGATGTATGGAAGGAAGTATTGTACCACCACTCAGCTAGGGATAGCCATCCATGCCACTTCCTTGGTTGCTGAAAACACATACACCTCAAATAATTCTCTAAGCACTGGTTCACTCTCTCTGTTTGCCCATCTGTCTGTGAATGATAGCTAGTGCTCATGTGCAGGTTGATGTTAAGTGACTTGAACAACTTCTGCCACAGATTGCTTGTGAAAATCTTATCTCTGCCAGTCACAATCACTAAAGGCATTCCATGTAACTTGAATACATTGTCAGAGAAGGCTCTTGCTACAGATTGCATTGTGATAGGGTGTTTCATAgcaatgaagtgtgagtatttAGTGAATCTGTCAACAACCACTAAAATTAAGTTCTTGTTCTCTGAAGTGGGCAAGCCTTCTACAAAGTCCATACTGATATGAGCCCAAGAAAAATCAGGCACAGGAAGTGGTTCCAACAAGCCAGGATAAGGTGTATGTTCAGATTTGTTTAACTGACACACATGACAGTTTTTCACAAGCATGATCACATCCTGCTTCATACCTTGCCAATGGAATACTAGTTTAACTCTGTGATACGTGGCTCTTTCACCAGAGTGTCCCCCTAGCTCAGAGTTATGAAAAGTTGCTAGTATTTCCTGCCGTAAGTTAGTAGTTTTGCCCACTACAACTTTGTTGTGAAATCTCAGTATCCCATTCTTAAAGGAGTAGGCACTGTTAT
Coding sequences within it:
- the LOC125532724 gene encoding disease resistance protein RGA5-like, translating into MASLPDLRLPPQSDPSPFHKGARGCIADPGEPPEPSPLVRLLRAIDRHLLTPGEVSNHHITCEISHRRKLASERPMEAALVTVSTGVMKPLLSKLFKLLLDEHRKLQGVRRDAKFIGDELRSMKAALEVLADEEQLEPAMRIWRDDVCELSYDMEDCVDVFVAHVDHEPDGRTMLKKFVDMLKKPKHRHQAASEIGKLKARVAEASERHKRYNIIRPTPCISSCAIDPRLPALYAEVDELVGIDGPKDDIIDWFQWEATSTQPQVLSIVGSGGLGKTTLAKQVYHALESQFSCAAFVSVSRNPDMRKILRDIAQGVGFTDSPPDDDVQQLISKLRQHLKNERYFVVIDDVWSADVWETIRLVLLNNNNHGSRIITTTRNTEVASCCSSGGGHVYKMEPLTFDDSKRLFFRRTFGPEDLCHPHLEKVSNDILRKCSGLPLAIITVSSLLADQHAEDEWKRVLAAIGSALTKDSGADKMTKILSFSYFDLPHHLRACLLYLSIFPEDSTIWKQHLIHMWVAEGFIHEKQGRSRYEIGESYFNELINRSLIQPVGATLGQVESCQVHDIVLDFITCIAAEVNFVTKFSDVEHGHNSYDRVRRLIIGNTSNEKVAISTSPILSHVRSLIIYAHDPQVSLLAFPVLRVLDLGKCWWLEEHHVANIEKLLLLKYLSLANVTLLPQKIGELQYLKTLDITNTRIRPIVSRITIHWPSFYNVVTGKTLALEELETFGVHSYEQGKPLEEFSQLTKMWRLKVQLGMFELWEGPGQIEDLHGYLGTLVSSCNLRHLNISKLSSNFLAVKTYFPLSLDSWCPTTPCSLQELHITYCFIDKVPNWMSLLRNLRELEIYVASVRPEDVRILGSIPTLLILKLKTFNGTDGRILIHGFSNLKYFHLELLYCGTSLEFEEGSMPRLEHLELEFRVHQMDCLNGSPNFGIQHLSALRKVEVCILCNFGNRDNPLAGLECCFGKFIGMIIEADIEALPNCSSFLLQYGNVPFGNVACEHYTKIVETDCEKEDEAGRGKVGSAGAPHWHVGENYFRMSFG